The following coding sequences are from one Verrucomicrobiia bacterium window:
- a CDS encoding cold-shock protein — translation MEKGTVKWFDNSKGYGFITRASGGKDVFVHHSAINGSGFKSLDEGQQVEFEVTAGPKGDQATNVSKV, via the coding sequence ATGGAAAAAGGTACCGTGAAATGGTTCGATAACTCCAAGGGTTATGGATTTATCACCCGTGCTTCCGGTGGCAAAGATGTGTTTGTCCATCACTCCGCGATCAACGGGAGTGGTTTCAAGTCCCTTGATGAAGGTCAGCAGGTCGAGTTTGAAGTGACGGCAGGACCCAAGGGTGATCAAGCCACCAACGTTTCGAAGGTTTAA